CATTGTATGTGTGCAACACAATCCACCTTATTATGCAGTCTCAGGTATATTGGACATACCTTATACTATGACATTTTACGGATTTGCATGATGAATTGACTAATGCGATAATTGTAACAGGCAGACGTGCATTTATTATCTGATCTTATAGGTGCTGTTCTAAATGAGAGATTTGATAAATTTTCATCTGAAGAAATGAACTCTTTGATTTATCTTGCTGAATGGAGGCCATTAATAACTATGCTGCATTTCTTGAGGAGAATTTCTAACCAACACACTCATAGTCTGTTCACCACTCTGGTACATTCTCCTGAGTTTGGTGGTAACTCGTTGTGCTCTGTATCTAGAAAGGTTGAAGAAATGTTGAATCAAGAACAAACTAGTTCGCTGGATGATGTGGCTACTGCATTCTTATTTTCAATCATATGTGCACCTCCAAAAGATATTATCAGTGACTTTCCAGATCTTCTTGATGTTGTGAAAACATATTTTCCATATCATCTTGCTTTCTTGTCGTCGGTTCTTTTTCTGCAACATGATTATCTAGCTAAAGTTGCTAGTTGTTGGCCAGATATATTCTTCAGCAGCATCAGACTGTTTAAGGATGATTTGAATGCTGACCATGTAAACACTGTTGAGGACAAATGGAAAAACCTCTCTGTTTCTACAGAATCAGCTCCGCTGAGTACATTTTTAAGTGTCAGTCCCTTCTGTGCACTGTTACCTTCAGTATTGAGCCTTGCATTTTCTGTGTCAGATGAAATTAGGGAAGCACATAAGGATGCACTTCTAAGACTTCTTCAAGTTAAGCTGTCTGAATGTACATTCAGTGAGGTTACCTTGTATCTGAGAGTCATCTTGTTCTGGAGTCATCACCTGCTATCGTCATATACTATTAAGTCTTCAAATGTTCTTGAACAGCTATGCAATTTGTGCTTTGCTCTTGTTGATAGAGTATTTGAGCATATTCAAGTTTTGGCTGCTGACAGACAGTCACAATCTGCAGACCTGCCCTATCCAGTTCAACATATCCAAGACATTGTTGATTTTGTTATTCACCATCCTATAATTGCCTTGTCTTTGTCACGCTCTTTATCCAATTGCCAGAATTTATCAGATGGGAGTTTGGAACATCTGGAAGAGGCTTTGGTTGTTTTTTCGAAGGAAAATCTGCACCTTTTAGATCGTTTTGTTCTAAAGCTTTTGGGTAAATCGTATGACCTTTTACTAATGGTTGGTAGCTTTGAAGCTAACTACTCTAGAGATGATGGCCCATCCCACGAGTCACTGTTTGCTACTCCAAATCTTCTGCTGGAGAACATACTGTTGTTGTTCAAGGAGAAGTTTGAGCTCTGCATGGGCAAAGTAAACTTTGGACTGCTTTTGCCAAATTTCTACATGGTTCGTGCACTGTCGAAATTCCTTTCTCCTGTCAAACTACTGGACCTTGCAAATTGGATATTCACAAAATTGGCGGATTGCAGCTCCAGTTGTTCACCTGCTTTTGTTCCTGCTGCTTTGATGTGTCTATATATTACTGATGTTGCCATGGAAATGTTGTGCCGTTGTCTACAAAAAACTGGTCAGAGATCAGAATCCTATCTATTATGGGACTTGGAGATTCATGTCACCACCATTCAGCAAGCTTATCACATTGTTCTTCATTTTGCTACTAAATGGAATCTTGAATTTGCTGATCATTGCTTGCTGAAGATGCTGGGTCGTATCCATCACACTGAAAGATATGCAGGATGGAGCACCGACTATATTGCGTTCCATATGATACTATCTACATTGGTCATCAATACTCCCATTGATGTTCTTCATCACTGTATCTTTCCCGCATCTAAGGTTAAAGCAAAAGCCTTACTGTTGCTTTTGGAAGCAAGTCCTATGCATATGAACCTTTTTGGCAAGATATTATTGGAAACTTTTAAAAAAGACAATTCTCTTCTGCAAGTCAAGGATTCTGATTCTAATGCTTCATGGCCTCAAGAAGATGGTGCTATACTTCTATTGCCTGCTGCTTTATCATGCTTGAAGTGTCACAGTGATGACAATGGGCGGTGGGCCAAATTCCTTGAGCCAGTTTCAATCTTTTATTCTGAACTCCTATTGTGTGATAAAGGGTTTTCAAGCTGGAAAAGCTTTGTTACCAGGAGCATTTTTGAGGAAGATTTTAGTGACTTTATACCCACATCAGTTAAAGATATAATGATTTATTTCAGTGGCACTCTCTTGGGGAAATCAGTTATGATGTTGCACCACTACTTTTCTTCAAAAGAAATGTCGAGGAAGCAACGCTTGGACATAGTTGGTTCAATTTTTCCAGAGTCATCTGAGCTATTAGATTCTGATGTTAACGATATTAATCCGACTTCATGCAAGGGCATTGTGAAGGTTACTAATGAACTGTTTGCGAAGATATCACTAATTAGGCTGTTGTTATCTCCTCCTAGAAAATTATTGTCCAGTGAAGTAGCTTCGGAGAGGGAGTCCAAGAGATTGCACAAAGCAAAGCTCAATTTCATTAGCATACTGGTCAGAACTATGGATAAAATATTCATGAATCTCCCTTCAAGTGACAATATCTTAGCACACTCTGCTAAGGAACAAAAGGTCATCCATTTTCTGGAATATGTAATTCTCAAGAATATTATCGAACTATCTTCAGAGATTCAAAGTCATCTAAACCAGCTGAAGTCAATACCATTCCTTAGTCAATTCATCAGATCATCCCTACTGCATAGATTCAATGATCCTGTCGCAATAAAAGCAATTCGATCTATTCTTGTTGTGCTCTCACAAGCAAAGTTCTCTGCTGATGAAATTATTGAACTTCTACTGGGTCACTCCAATTTTATGTCAACAATAACATGCAATGGAGTTTCTGAATATCCATCTGCTTGTAACCCTTCAGGGGGGATGCTACAGCCAGCTCCAAGTATTTTGAAATTAGTTGATTCTTCTTTCATGGAAGAAAACAAACCACAACTTTGTACCAAAGAAAAGGGGAGAGTTGAAATCATCAGATTACTAAGGGTACTGTATGTTATTAAGAGCCGGCAGCAGAACAATAGCCAATTGAGGGAATCAAGAGAATTGGTTTTCTTGCTTTTGTCTATTTATGATGCAACTCTTAGTGAAACAGATTTGGAGATACTTCATCTTATGAATGAGATAGAATCAACTGAGTGCAGAACCATTACTGAAGTGGACCACCTGTGGGGATCTGCAGCTCTGAAATTCAGAGAAGAACTGAAACTTGATTTTTCAAAATCAGATACACAGAACATAGAGAATGCAGAAATTACTGAAAGAAGAAGGGCACTCTTTCGGGAGAACATACCCGTTGATTCCAAGCTCTGTGCAAAGACAGCTTTGCTATATTGCTATAAAAGGTCTTCAAGGGCTTCTGCTTTCTCCCTGGAACAGCTTCAACGGGAGAACTTTACTGATAGCTTCGAGGTAATTTTGTAAAATAATATTGTCAACTGAACTTTGGGCGTCGTTCTAGATTTTGTGCTTTCACAATAATGTTATTTGAATCTCGTTCATTTGCCTTCCTCAATCTGATTCTGGTTGGCAGGAAACGTCTCAAAGAATGGATGCAGTTCAGATTTATGATCCCATTTTTATCTTGCGGTTCTCAATTCATACCCTTCTCATGGGTTACATTGAGCCTGCCGAATTTGCTCGATTAGGGCTGCTTGCAATAACACTTGTTAGTATAGCATCTCCTGATCAAGAATTGAGGATGTTGGGCTATGAATGCCTAGGAGCATTTAAAAAATCCCTTGAGGTACATGCTATTTCATTAATCTCGAAATTTTACCTGTTGTCTTGATTGGTTTATTTGCTTATCAACTATTCCTATCTGCTTGTGTTAGATTTTGTATGTGACAAATTAGCTTCACGCAGTGAATGTATTATTGGCTAATCTACATGCTTGTATCTGTATGTTTCAAATTCTAGCATTCGTAATAATGGTTACATGCTTGTATCAGTATTGTTAAAATTCCATTCATAGTTTACATTTTCTTTGTTGGTTAATGTTGTTCACATGTAATTGCTTTTATGCTTATTTGATTTGTATGATGTCAAAATATTTATTCTTATTAACATTCTAGGAGCAGTTTGAGTGCAAAAGGCACTTGTATAGTATTCTGTATCTGTTATCCttacatgaaaaatatatttaaagcTATTTTCACATATTTACAGACTTCTCAGAGAAGCAAGGAAACGTGGCAGCTTCAGCTCCTTTTGACATATCTTCAAAATGGGATATCTGAACAGTGGCAGAAGATACCTTCCATTATTACTGTTTTTGCCGCAGAAGCATCTTTGACGCTACTGGATAGCTCACATGCTCAATTCACTGCCATTAGCAATTTTTTAATGCATTCCACCTCTGCCAGTCTGCAGGTAactcttcttttatttatttgcatATATGAACTATCTTGGAGTGTGTATTGAACAGTATGGTATTTTAGTATatgatctttctttctttctttttgcagagCATTCCGTTATTTCCAACCTTGTTGCAGAGTAGTTCAGTTCATTTTAAAGCTGAACGTTTGTGGATGCTTCGGTTACTATCTGCTGGATCAAACCTAGCTGATGATGCCAAAATATACAAGAGAGGAAGAGTCTTAGAGCTTGCTCTTGCGTTCTGTTCTTCACCTGTTTCAGATTCTGAATCAAAGGTTTTAGT
This genomic window from Setaria viridis chromosome 8, Setaria_viridis_v4.0, whole genome shotgun sequence contains:
- the LOC117834564 gene encoding uncharacterized protein isoform X2; amino-acid sequence: MDDGMASLAVEPKREQNFLVRVRMDAWTQPFAVSHKVRLVHILKNLHTSEVKIYSDASKEFIELLDGESGEEVLREYVQQSPQLGELVEAWRLHREKPGMAYILSLFATVLGHPDGRLRRHGSVKKSLDGVARMILEDKENMGDVYMELNSGEFRRQNAALDLLAAIVRRGGGLASEVAERFDFKMAILPQLAGTMKKKGSRDGGNRRKGAEFGSTRRSFVGFAMSFLEVGNPRLLRWILQQKEVYSGVLRGIGNDDAETVMYVLSTLRDNVLVEESLVPPGLRSVLFGSATLEQLSLISGNLDAGEAADIAHEVLVMVCTDPKNGLMPGANLRGNEKRLLDLMKKLKAAEVAHHKSLLLAIVSKRVSLCSAYMNEFPYNIEPRSSPSWFAAISLAADVIASAKCDSIVHTLSSNSHGLVSVDDEEVQVVLKCIVPNVCSRAVINRGLLHSDDLVKHGSLRLVFESVNLLCYIIEAINVMVSRGRANLEFIGSTKVTIKIDDSPVLSCSDAADASLVDEVHQGDETQIKRWASLREYIQDEVHGAMPDPQVLLKLLSSASQKHQNSSQSMQKKNAQFSEPPQKKRRCNASSEVDDIIIGGIDAEQGKDTSEDQDLESKQDHTTTLCEIWGLDKQDPKMKDAKVVEDVFHSKLLDVLRFYLKVMPSSFDGSYDFFRIIPPNPLDLSKDEQQSLLSLLLEYSGQSGGCWDLERVPESMYKYLQPLFYIMLDSQIKNIRDQAYILVKAAMASSGAFDQNFTEIDAWLVFLPGYEAKWCIRENQLVGAPNKLSYIVIPFLCDAISVVGNNLYKYQEHTRKLISKSGQFEGTPAFSPLIICVLQKCLRLLDLESGSMKLHEKSTISLYVCNTIHLIMQSQADVHLLSDLIGAVLNERFDKFSSEEMNSLIYLAEWRPLITMLHFLRRISNQHTHSLFTTLVHSPEFGGNSLCSVSRKVEEMLNQEQTSSLDDVATAFLFSIICAPPKDIISDFPDLLDVVKTYFPYHLAFLSSVLFLQHDYLAKVASCWPDIFFSSIRLFKDDLNADHVNTVEDKWKNLSVSTESAPLSTFLSVSPFCALLPSVLSLAFSVSDEIREAHKDALLRLLQVKLSECTFSEVTLYLRVILFWSHHLLSSYTIKSSNVLEQLCNLCFALVDRVFEHIQVLAADRQSQSADLPYPVQHIQDIVDFVIHHPIIALSLSRSLSNCQNLSDGSLEHLEEALVVFSKENLHLLDRFVLKLLGKSYDLLLMVGSFEANYSRDDGPSHESLFATPNLLLENILLLFKEKFELCMGKVNFGLLLPNFYMVRALSKFLSPVKLLDLANWIFTKLADCSSSCSPAFVPAALMCLYITDVAMEMLCRCLQKTGQRSESYLLWDLEIHVTTIQQAYHIVLHFATKWNLEFADHCLLKMLGRIHHTERYAGWSTDYIAFHMILSTLVINTPIDVLHHCIFPASKVKAKALLLLLEASPMHMNLFGKILLETFKKDNSLLQVKDSDSNASWPQEDGAILLLPAALSCLKCHSDDNGRWAKFLEPVSIFYSELLLCDKGFSSWKSFVTRSIFEEDFSDFIPTSVKDIMIYFSGTLLGKSVMMLHHYFSSKEMSRKQRLDIVGSIFPESSELLDSDVNDINPTSCKGIVKVTNELFAKISLIRLLLSPPRKLLSSEVASERESKRLHKAKLNFISILVRTMDKIFMNLPSSDNILAHSAKEQKVIHFLEYVILKNIIELSSEIQSHLNQLKSIPFLSQFIRSSLLHRFNDPVAIKAIRSILVVLSQAKFSADEIIELLLGHSNFMSTITCNGVSEYPSACNPSGGMLQPAPSILKLVDSSFMEENKPQLCTKEKGRVEIIRLLRVLYVIKSRQQNNSQLRESRELVFLLLSIYDATLSETDLEILHLMNEIESTECRTITEVDHLWGSAALKFREELKLDFSKSDTQNIENAEITERRRALFRENIPVDSKLCAKTALLYCYKRSSRASAFSLEQLQRENFTDSFEETSQRMDAVQIYDPIFILRFSIHTLLMGYIEPAEFARLGLLAITLVSIASPDQELRMLGYECLGAFKKSLETSQRSKETWQLQLLLTYLQNGISEQWQKIPSIITVFAAEASLTLLDSSHAQFTAISNFLMHSTSASLQSIPLFPTLLQSSSVHFKAERLWMLRLLSAGSNLADDAKIYKRGRVLELALAFCSSPVSDSESKVLVLKMLKKCVKLPVLAHHLAKESGLLLWLSSVISIEGSGGAESSCSRVTELTLEDKSRISMVVSWATSNIFWLYPNQRSILEISSKESPINESPLSKLLRLLVASVILGRISSISHGKSGDLARSTSNLGTLYSFLNDAYERVETVESCSANDTLAVIILYLQDHVQKNSDSLPSVVMALCLLLLDRSSKQVNKHLADNHVKIEMLCSKIRCPAESNPSWRWHYYQPWKDPAAPRTEMERLEEEQACRSLLILFSNAFSAPLPEFPVLSLDDVEKSGLFQWERESTVKLKHCD
- the LOC117834564 gene encoding uncharacterized protein isoform X1: MDDGMASLAVEPKREQNFLVRVRMDAWTQPFAVSHKVRLVHILKNLHTSEVKIYSDASKEFIELLDGESGEEVLREYVQQSPQLGELVEAWRLHREKPGMAYILSLFATVLGHPDGRLRRHGSVKKSLDGVARMILEDKENMGDVYMELNSGEFRRQNAALDLLAAIVRRGGGLASEVAERFDFKMAILPQLAGTMKKKGSRDGGNRRKGAEFGSTRRSFVGFAMSFLEVGNPRLLRWILQQKEVYSGVLRGIGNDDAETVMYVLSTLRDNVLVEESLVPPGLRSVLFGSATLEQLSLISGNLDAGEAADIAHEVLVMVCTDPKNGLMPGANLRGNEKRLLDLMKKLKAAEVAHHKSLLLAIVSKRVSLCSAYMNEFPYNIEPRSSPSWFAAISLAADVIASAKCDSIVHTLSSNSHGLVSVDDEEVQVVLKCIVPNVCSRAVINRGLLHSDDLVKHGSLRLVFESVNLLCYIIEAINVMVSRGRANLEFIGSTKVTIKIDDSPVLSCSDAADASLVDEVHQGDETQIKRWASLREYIQDEVHGAMPDPQVLLKLLSSASQKHQNSSQSMQKKNAQFSEPPQKKRRCNASSEVDDIIIGGIDAEQGKDTSEDQDLESKQDHTTTLCEIWGLDKQDPKMKDAKVVEDVFHSKLLDVLRFYLKVMPSSFDGSYDFFRIIPPNPLDLSKDEQQSLLSLLLEYSGQSGGCWDLERVPESMYKYLQPLFYIMLDSQIKNIRDQAYILVKAAMASSGAFDQNFTEIDAWLVFLPGYEAKWCIRENQLVGAPNKLSYIVIPFLCDAISVVGNNLYKYQEHTRKLISKSGQFEGTPAFSPLIICVLQKCLRLLDLESGSMKLHEKSTISLYVCNTIHLIMQSQADVHLLSDLIGAVLNERFDKFSSEEMNSLIYLAEWRPLITMLHFLRRISNQHTHSLFTTLVHSPEFGGNSLCSVSRKVEEMLNQEQTSSLDDVATAFLFSIICAPPKDIISDFPDLLDVVKTYFPYHLAFLSSVLFLQHDYLAKVASCWPDIFFSSIRLFKDDLNADHVNTVEDKWKNLSVSTESAPLSTFLSVSPFCALLPSVLSLAFSVSDEIREAHKDALLRLLQVKLSECTFSEVTLYLRVILFWSHHLLSSYTIKSSNVLEQLCNLCFALVDRVFEHIQVLAADRQSQSADLPYPVQHIQDIVDFVIHHPIIALSLSRSLSNCQNLSDGSLEHLEEALVVFSKENLHLLDRFVLKLLGKSYDLLLMVGSFEANYSRDDGPSHESLFATPNLLLENILLLFKEKFELCMGKVNFGLLLPNFYMVRALSKFLSPVKLLDLANWIFTKLADCSSSCSPAFVPAALMCLYITDVAMEMLCRCLQKTGQRSESYLLWDLEIHVTTIQQAYHIVLHFATKWNLEFADHCLLKMLGRIHHTERYAGWSTDYIAFHMILSTLVINTPIDVLHHCIFPASKVKAKALLLLLEASPMHMNLFGKILLETFKKDNSLLQVKDSDSNASWPQEDGAILLLPAALSCLKCHSDDNGRWAKFLEPVSIFYSELLLCDKGFSSWKSFVTRSIFEEDFSDFIPTSVKDIMIYFSGTLLGKSVMMLHHYFSSKEMSRKQRLDIVGSIFPESSELLDSDVNDINPTSCKGIVKVTNELFAKISLIRLLLSPPRKLLSSEVASERESKRLHKAKLNFISILVRTMDKIFMNLPSSDNILAHSAKEQKVIHFLEYVILKNIIELSSEIQSHLNQLKSIPFLSQFIRSSLLHRFNDPVAIKAIRSILVVLSQAKFSADEIIELLLGHSNFMSTITCNGVSEYPSACNPSGGMLQPAPSILKLVDSSFMEENKPQLCTKEKGRVEIIRLLRVLYVIKSRQQNNSQLRESRELVFLLLSIYDATLSETDLEILHLMNEIESTECRTITEVDHLWGSAALKFREELKLDFSKSDTQNIENAEITERRRALFRENIPVDSKLCAKTALLYCYKRSSRASAFSLEQLQRENFTDSFEETSQRMDAVQIYDPIFILRFSIHTLLMGYIEPAEFARLGLLAITLVSIASPDQELRMLGYECLGAFKKSLETSQRSKETWQLQLLLTYLQNGISEQWQKIPSIITVFAAEASLTLLDSSHAQFTAISNFLMHSTSASLQSIPLFPTLLQSSSVHFKAERLWMLRLLSAGSNLADDAKIYKRGRVLELALAFCSSPVSDSESKVLVLKMLKKCVKLPVLAHHLAKESGLLLWLSSVISIEGSGGAESSCSRVTELTLEVVNDFISSRLITDWLQESALEQLSVISADLFVLLINNAKLLKGNVPLLTSVLSVITSTMRLSMKRKIYQPHFTLSLHGVFNLCQATVGSSRSAEHKLTMELGIDAILMNGPMPILSEMDKSRISMVVSWATSNIFWLYPNQRSILEISSKESPINESPLSKLLRLLVASVILGRISSISHGKSGDLARSTSNLGTLYSFLNDAYERVETVESCSANDTLAVIILYLQDHVQKNSDSLPSVVMALCLLLLDRSSKQVNKHLADNHVKIEMLCSKIRCPAESNPSWRWHYYQPWKDPAAPRTEMERLEEEQACRSLLILFSNAFSAPLPEFPVLSLDDVEKSGLFQWERESTVKLKHCD